Proteins co-encoded in one Pseudomonadota bacterium genomic window:
- a CDS encoding ligase-associated DNA damage response DEXH box helicase, translating into MVHLASNHQKARYCRVQKLALLPAIFQNWFASHGWSPYPHQLKILEIAQQSPHALITAPTGGGKTLAGFLPTLIELSNDPQDSLHTLYVSPLKSLTVDIQRNLDVPISEMSLPISVSVRTGDTKQIVRQHQRKKPPNILLTTPESLTLLLSYHDAPILFKTLKRVVIDEIHVLAGTKRGDQLALGLSRIQQLAPKCQRIGLSATIAHPIALSAWLAPQGQANLVNRLDGSSRAKLKINLLKSKQKLPWYSHSALHTMEEIYQEVEKAQTTLIFVNTRAQAEITFQALWRANKKCLPIALHHGSLAKTLRLRVEKEMALGGLKAVVATSSLDLGVDWAAVDLVIQIGAPKGVSRLIQRIGRAGHSLNTPSRAFLVPTNRFEVLECTAALEAAIEGTLDDETPRPGSYDVLAQHMLAMACSRSFEAQKMYSEITTATPYARLSRDIFNDILAFIDHGGYALRTYEQWRRLKNIENQTYKIASQKVARRVRMNIGTIVDSQMLQVRVGKQKILGKIEENFVLGLLPGDTFMFGGNVLKFQGIRNTTVTTSLATGGEPKVPSYQGGRLPLSTHLADRVRSILANPQNWSKLPHQVRDWLDIQSQMSVLPKRDGLLVETFKRSGKAFLVAYCFEGRKAHQTLGILLTKRMERLGLGPIGFVGTDYNIAIWSIHPVTDINELFDEDMLGDDLEEWLADSSLLRRTFREVATISGLIERNHPGTSKTGRQMTVSSDLIYDTLRRYEPNHIMLKVTRSDAARGLTDIKRLAKMLKRVEGKIVHQELSRASPLSVPILLEIGRETVGGSHKDMLLDEAETSLISEAFATEETS; encoded by the coding sequence ATGGTCCACCTTGCTTCCAACCACCAGAAGGCACGATACTGTCGTGTACAAAAACTTGCTCTATTGCCAGCGATTTTTCAGAATTGGTTTGCATCCCATGGCTGGAGCCCCTACCCTCACCAATTGAAAATACTCGAAATTGCTCAACAGTCGCCTCATGCATTAATTACAGCACCAACCGGCGGCGGCAAAACGCTTGCGGGTTTTTTACCTACATTAATAGAGTTATCAAATGACCCCCAAGATAGTTTGCACACTCTTTATGTATCGCCGTTAAAGTCTCTGACAGTCGATATCCAACGGAACTTGGATGTGCCGATATCAGAAATGAGCCTTCCTATCTCGGTATCCGTAAGGACAGGAGATACAAAACAGATCGTTCGCCAACATCAACGGAAAAAACCGCCAAACATACTCCTCACCACTCCTGAAAGCCTTACTCTACTTCTTTCGTATCATGACGCTCCAATATTATTCAAAACTTTAAAAAGAGTAGTAATTGATGAAATTCATGTATTAGCGGGCACGAAAAGGGGTGACCAATTAGCGCTTGGCCTTTCTAGGATACAACAGCTAGCGCCTAAATGTCAGAGAATTGGGCTATCTGCTACAATCGCTCATCCTATTGCGTTATCAGCATGGTTAGCGCCACAAGGGCAGGCCAACTTGGTTAACCGCTTGGATGGCTCGTCTCGCGCGAAATTGAAGATTAATCTCCTTAAGAGCAAACAAAAGCTACCTTGGTATAGTCATTCGGCACTCCACACGATGGAAGAGATTTACCAAGAAGTAGAAAAAGCGCAAACTACTCTAATTTTCGTCAATACAAGAGCCCAAGCAGAAATTACATTTCAAGCATTATGGAGGGCAAATAAAAAGTGCCTCCCGATAGCGCTGCATCATGGGAGCTTAGCAAAGACATTACGACTTCGAGTAGAAAAGGAAATGGCGTTGGGCGGTCTAAAAGCAGTAGTTGCCACATCGTCACTAGACCTTGGGGTTGATTGGGCAGCTGTCGATCTTGTGATCCAGATTGGTGCACCAAAGGGTGTTAGCCGCTTAATCCAGCGTATTGGTCGAGCAGGCCACAGTCTTAATACACCAAGTCGCGCTTTTTTAGTGCCAACAAATCGATTTGAAGTTCTTGAATGCACGGCGGCTTTGGAAGCCGCGATTGAGGGGACGCTAGACGACGAGACTCCTCGGCCAGGCAGTTATGATGTGTTGGCCCAACATATGCTAGCAATGGCATGTTCCCGCAGTTTTGAAGCTCAAAAAATGTATAGCGAAATCACTACCGCCACACCTTACGCTCGCTTATCACGTGATATTTTTAACGATATCTTAGCTTTCATAGACCATGGAGGTTATGCACTTCGGACATACGAGCAATGGCGGCGCTTGAAAAACATCGAAAACCAGACGTATAAAATTGCTTCGCAAAAAGTAGCAAGACGCGTGCGAATGAATATTGGAACAATTGTGGATTCACAAATGTTGCAAGTTCGGGTTGGCAAACAAAAAATACTTGGAAAAATCGAGGAAAACTTTGTTCTTGGATTGCTACCCGGTGATACTTTTATGTTTGGCGGAAACGTATTGAAGTTCCAAGGGATCCGGAATACGACGGTGACTACATCCCTTGCCACTGGAGGTGAGCCAAAGGTCCCATCGTACCAGGGTGGAAGACTGCCACTTTCTACACATCTTGCTGATCGAGTGCGGTCTATCTTAGCGAATCCCCAAAACTGGTCAAAACTTCCCCATCAGGTTCGTGATTGGCTTGACATTCAGTCTCAGATGTCAGTATTGCCAAAGAGAGATGGTCTACTAGTTGAAACTTTCAAACGATCTGGCAAAGCGTTTTTAGTAGCTTACTGTTTTGAAGGCCGTAAGGCACACCAAACGCTTGGTATTCTTCTAACAAAACGAATGGAACGTTTGGGGCTTGGACCAATTGGCTTTGTTGGCACCGATTATAATATTGCGATTTGGAGCATACATCCAGTAACAGATATAAACGAACTATTCGACGAAGATATGCTAGGTGACGACCTTGAAGAATGGTTGGCTGACTCTTCACTTCTCCGCAGAACTTTCCGTGAAGTGGCGACGATCTCAGGCTTAATAGAACGCAATCATCCTGGAACATCCAAAACTGGCAGGCAAATGACAGTGAGTTCAGATTTAATATACGATACCCTTCGCCGCTATGAACCAAACCACATCATGCTAAAGGTGACACGAAGTGACGCCGCTCGCGGGCTCACAGATATCAAGCGTTTAGCTAAAATGCTTAAAAGAGTTGAAGGCAAGATTGTCCATCAGGAACTCTCACGCGCATCACCATTATCAGTGCCTATCTTGCTGGAAATTGGGCGGGAGACAGTTGGCGGCTCACATAAAGATATGCTCTTAGATGAGGCAGAAACCTCTTTGATATCAGAGGCGTTCGCTACAGAAGAAACTTCATGA
- a CDS encoding OB-fold domain-containing protein, with the protein MVDLTGISPRQQYLDYLKKGELAYQICSESGQVVFYPRVVAPISGNTDLEWKVSKGLGTVYSTTTVCPRGKEPYDVSLIDMDEGFRLMSRIETVDPMDVKIGMRVKVKVHQDDNDSDPYPVFQPVE; encoded by the coding sequence ATGGTTGATTTAACTGGCATTTCACCACGCCAACAGTACTTGGATTACCTTAAAAAAGGCGAACTTGCATATCAGATTTGTAGTGAGAGCGGTCAGGTGGTTTTTTATCCTCGCGTTGTCGCGCCGATAAGCGGCAATACAGATCTGGAATGGAAAGTAAGTAAAGGTCTCGGAACAGTCTATTCAACAACAACGGTGTGTCCTCGTGGCAAAGAGCCCTACGATGTTTCGCTGATAGACATGGATGAAGGATTTCGACTTATGAGCCGCATTGAAACCGTGGATCCTATGGATGTCAAAATTGGCATGCGGGTGAAGGTTAAGGTGCATCAAGATGATAATGATAGCGATCCCTACCCAGTCTTCCAGCCTGTGGAGTAA
- the cbiE gene encoding precorrin-6y C5,15-methyltransferase (decarboxylating) subunit CbiE, whose amino-acid sequence MTNQWLSIIGIGEEGYESLSSAARLIVDNADIIFGGHRHLAMVPKGKKTFLPWKRPLHSSMDDLIRYRDQQVCVLATGDPFCYGVGNLITKWVSIDEINVIPAPSAFSLATARTGWVFEEIDFITLHGRNDALLEVVIQPKAKLLILAHNGSTPSMVAKKLVKRGFGESNITVFERMGNPAERTVHGKANDWLEIDFDPLHTIAVECIAEPLHTQQSRLSCLADDAFSHDGKITKEDIRSISITALMPAPGQLLWDVGAGCGSIGIEWMRRDKRSRAVAIECQEKRLRFIAKNAVMLGTPDLKIINGRAPKALEKLETPDAIFIGGGLSNVGVFEACWQALRIGGRLVVNAVTTESEVMLIKLHQNFGGDLTRITISKTYPLGKHTGWKTLMPTLQWRVTKGRMAITQ is encoded by the coding sequence ATGACGAATCAATGGTTATCCATTATAGGGATTGGAGAGGAAGGTTATGAGTCCCTTTCATCCGCTGCTCGCCTAATTGTTGATAATGCCGACATAATTTTCGGCGGTCATAGACACCTCGCAATGGTCCCTAAAGGGAAAAAAACATTCTTACCATGGAAAAGACCTCTACATTCTTCAATGGACGATCTTATTCGATATCGTGACCAACAAGTTTGTGTTTTAGCAACCGGAGATCCATTTTGTTATGGCGTGGGAAACCTAATAACAAAATGGGTGTCAATTGACGAAATCAATGTAATACCTGCACCATCAGCATTTAGCCTGGCCACTGCCCGTACTGGTTGGGTTTTTGAAGAGATTGACTTTATTACCCTTCATGGACGCAACGACGCTTTACTTGAAGTTGTGATACAGCCAAAGGCCAAACTTTTAATTCTTGCCCATAACGGGTCAACGCCTTCTATGGTCGCCAAAAAACTTGTCAAAAGAGGCTTCGGAGAGAGCAATATAACTGTTTTTGAGCGCATGGGAAACCCGGCGGAACGCACTGTTCATGGAAAAGCTAATGATTGGCTGGAGATTGACTTTGATCCATTACATACAATTGCGGTTGAATGTATTGCGGAACCGTTGCACACCCAACAATCGCGACTCTCGTGCCTTGCTGATGATGCTTTTTCTCATGATGGTAAAATTACGAAAGAGGACATTAGGTCGATTTCTATTACTGCTTTAATGCCGGCACCAGGACAACTTCTTTGGGATGTAGGGGCTGGTTGTGGATCTATTGGCATCGAATGGATGCGGCGCGACAAACGGTCACGTGCCGTCGCAATAGAATGCCAAGAGAAACGCCTACGATTTATAGCTAAGAATGCCGTCATGCTTGGCACACCAGATCTGAAAATAATAAATGGTCGAGCACCCAAAGCCCTGGAAAAACTTGAAACTCCGGACGCAATCTTTATTGGAGGCGGCCTATCCAACGTCGGAGTATTCGAAGCCTGTTGGCAAGCGCTTAGGATTGGCGGTCGATTAGTGGTTAACGCTGTAACCACTGAAAGCGAGGTAATGTTAATCAAGCTACACCAAAACTTTGGAGGTGACCTGACGCGTATTACCATTTCGAAAACCTACCCATTGGGCAAACATACCGGTTGGAAAACACTCATGCCGACACTGCAATGGCGTGTGACTAAAGGCCGTATGGCTATTACACAATGA
- a CDS encoding TIGR03617 family F420-dependent LLM class oxidoreductase: protein MRVMALLPQQNLGAAKASALYYEELGVDGLKTSELSHDPFLPLAAVANATNRVELATGIAVAFARSPMVTAMMANDLQSSSNGRFVLGLGSQVKGHNERRFSVPWSAPAPRMREYVASLRAIWRCWEKGEKLNFQGDHYQFDLMTPVFSPNPSGNSMVPVTLAAVGPAMIRLAASIADGVRLHSFCTGKYMRDVLLPELEAGWKASGMARKNFEVVGGGYVITGPDEKTVAQQFEWVRERLAFYGSTRTYLPVWAAHGEQELGLKLHSMSKKGRWGEMARELSDEHVNLFVAAATHKDIVGSIRERYDGVSDTIYINQIPGVDPKIPPDLLQEMKNIPVAFKGFRNRYND, encoded by the coding sequence ATGCGTGTTATGGCACTTTTGCCTCAACAGAATCTGGGTGCCGCTAAAGCAAGTGCTCTTTATTATGAGGAATTAGGCGTAGATGGACTGAAAACCTCTGAGTTATCACATGATCCCTTTTTGCCGTTAGCAGCTGTAGCAAATGCAACAAACCGCGTAGAGCTAGCAACTGGTATAGCGGTTGCATTTGCGAGAAGCCCGATGGTTACGGCGATGATGGCAAATGATCTGCAATCCAGCTCGAATGGCCGTTTTGTGCTTGGGCTCGGTAGCCAAGTTAAAGGACATAATGAACGCCGATTTAGTGTACCTTGGAGTGCTCCAGCCCCTCGAATGAGAGAATATGTTGCGTCATTACGCGCTATCTGGCGTTGTTGGGAGAAAGGGGAGAAGCTTAATTTTCAGGGCGACCATTACCAGTTTGATTTGATGACACCTGTTTTCTCACCAAACCCTTCTGGCAATTCAATGGTTCCTGTTACATTGGCGGCGGTGGGACCGGCGATGATACGGCTTGCCGCCAGCATTGCTGACGGTGTGCGGCTGCATTCTTTTTGTACAGGTAAATACATGCGAGATGTTTTGTTGCCAGAGCTTGAGGCGGGCTGGAAAGCGAGCGGAATGGCTCGAAAGAACTTCGAAGTAGTGGGAGGGGGTTATGTAATTACTGGCCCGGACGAGAAAACGGTTGCGCAGCAGTTTGAATGGGTGCGTGAACGTTTAGCATTCTATGGGTCGACCAGAACATATCTACCAGTTTGGGCAGCCCATGGTGAACAGGAATTGGGATTGAAGCTGCATAGCATGTCAAAGAAAGGGAGATGGGGGGAAATGGCCCGAGAACTTTCTGATGAGCATGTAAATCTTTTTGTTGCTGCTGCGACACACAAGGATATTGTTGGATCTATTAGAGAGCGCTACGATGGTGTTTCAGATACGATATATATAAATCAAATACCAGGCGTGGACCCCAAAATTCCCCCAGACTTACTCCAAGAAATGAAGAATATTCCTGTCGCGTTTAAAGGATTTAGAAATCGATATAATGATTAA
- a CDS encoding precorrin-8X methylmutase, translating into MHYLKDPQAIYRRSFAILTSETNFSGLPQDSIRIAQRLVHACGMPEITDDLRATENIAQAASLALSSGKPIFADCSMVKSGIMTDKLTHKNKVICTLPTTPPKKNMTRSAAAVDAWRPDLHGSIIAIGNAPTALFRLLEILQEGGPRPAAIFGFPVGFVGAAEAKEALSTIEHGIPFMTLKGRRGGSAMAAAAVNTIILDTQ; encoded by the coding sequence ATGCATTATTTAAAGGACCCTCAAGCAATTTATCGCCGCTCTTTTGCTATTCTCACCTCTGAAACTAACTTTTCAGGTCTTCCCCAAGACTCAATCCGTATAGCACAGCGGCTAGTTCATGCCTGCGGTATGCCCGAAATCACCGACGACCTGAGAGCAACAGAAAACATAGCGCAAGCAGCTAGCTTAGCACTTTCCTCAGGGAAACCTATTTTCGCTGATTGCAGCATGGTTAAGAGTGGAATAATGACTGATAAACTAACTCACAAGAACAAGGTCATTTGCACCTTACCCACCACCCCGCCAAAAAAAAATATGACCAGATCCGCAGCCGCCGTTGACGCATGGAGACCCGACCTGCACGGTTCGATAATTGCGATCGGGAATGCTCCAACGGCCTTATTTAGGTTATTAGAAATTCTGCAAGAAGGGGGACCACGGCCAGCTGCTATATTCGGGTTTCCAGTTGGGTTTGTGGGAGCCGCGGAGGCAAAGGAGGCTCTTTCTACTATTGAACATGGCATTCCATTTATGACACTAAAGGGTCGGCGAGGGGGCAGCGCCATGGCAGCTGCCGCTGTAAATACAATAATTTTGGACACACAATGA
- a CDS encoding VOC family protein, which yields MKYLHTMIRVTNLEDSINFFTSNLGMTETRRIESETGRFTLVFLAASEDLGNAKLNDSPVLELTWNWDPEEYDGGRNFGHLAYSVDDIYLTCQKLLDNGVTINRPPRDGKMAFIRSPDGISIELLQKGESLPKQEPWSSMDNIGVW from the coding sequence ATGAAATATCTTCACACCATGATAAGAGTTACGAACCTTGAGGATTCCATAAATTTTTTTACCTCGAACTTGGGCATGACCGAAACCCGTCGTATTGAGAGTGAGACCGGCCGATTTACATTAGTTTTTTTGGCGGCTTCCGAAGATCTTGGAAATGCAAAATTAAATGATTCTCCCGTACTCGAGCTCACTTGGAATTGGGATCCTGAAGAATATGATGGTGGTCGCAATTTTGGACACCTTGCATATTCGGTAGATGACATTTATTTGACTTGCCAAAAGCTTCTAGACAATGGAGTCACAATCAATCGACCACCAAGAGATGGAAAAATGGCTTTCATCCGATCACCAGATGGCATTTCTATAGAATTATTGCAAAAAGGTGAAAGTTTGCCAAAACAAGAACCATGGTCTTCAATGGACAACATAGGGGTTTGGTGA
- a CDS encoding VOC family protein, which produces MRYLHTMIRVSNLEESLIFFQTLGLKEIRRRDSEKGRYTNVHLAAKDDIASAEAVRSPTLELTYNWDPEEYRGGRNFGHLAFEVEDIYAICKTLIEIGVVINRPPRDGHMAFVRTPDGVSIELLQKGESLPKQEPWASMQNSGEW; this is translated from the coding sequence TTGCGCTATTTGCACACAATGATAAGGGTTTCAAACCTTGAGGAGTCACTGATTTTTTTTCAGACACTTGGACTCAAGGAAATAAGGCGACGTGATAGCGAGAAAGGTAGATACACAAATGTGCATTTAGCTGCAAAAGATGACATTGCATCGGCAGAGGCTGTTCGATCCCCCACTTTGGAACTCACGTATAATTGGGACCCCGAGGAATATAGGGGTGGTCGAAATTTTGGACACCTTGCCTTCGAGGTTGAAGATATTTATGCCATATGTAAAACACTCATAGAAATAGGCGTGGTTATCAATCGTCCACCTCGTGACGGTCATATGGCTTTCGTGAGAACTCCTGACGGAGTATCCATAGAATTGCTACAAAAAGGGGAAAGTTTACCTAAACAAGAACCTTGGGCGTCAATGCAAAACTCTGGAGAATGGTAA
- the pdeM gene encoding ligase-associated DNA damage response endonuclease PdeM, with translation MSSTEFQFNGERMLADISGALIWPEKNTVVVSDLHLAKGTSFASKGIFLPPYDSIETLSVLNSVLTHYAPDRVICLGDSFHDNEASSRLGPEEKDIIRQFTRLYDWIWITGNHDPTPTPTLGGKITTQTSVANLMFRHITMGGGTKGEISGHFHPKAKIKIKGKKLSARCFISDGTDRLIMPAFGTYTGGLDISHPTIKALFSDNYMVLILGQRKVFTFPKTVLKNYER, from the coding sequence ATGAGCAGTACTGAATTCCAATTTAATGGAGAACGAATGCTAGCTGATATTTCCGGCGCATTAATATGGCCGGAAAAAAACACTGTTGTCGTATCTGATTTGCATCTTGCGAAGGGAACTTCATTTGCTAGCAAGGGGATATTCTTACCTCCATATGACAGCATTGAGACGCTTTCAGTATTGAATAGCGTTTTAACACATTACGCCCCTGACCGAGTCATTTGCCTAGGCGATAGCTTTCATGATAACGAGGCATCAAGCCGTTTGGGGCCAGAAGAAAAAGACATTATTCGCCAATTCACCCGGTTATATGATTGGATTTGGATTACAGGCAATCATGACCCCACCCCAACACCCACTCTTGGCGGCAAGATTACCACGCAGACGAGTGTTGCCAATTTAATGTTCCGCCATATTACCATGGGCGGGGGGACCAAAGGCGAAATATCTGGCCACTTCCACCCAAAAGCAAAAATTAAAATAAAAGGGAAAAAATTGAGTGCCCGCTGTTTCATCTCAGATGGAACGGATAGGCTTATAATGCCTGCTTTTGGAACGTATACGGGAGGGCTTGACATCTCTCATCCAACTATCAAAGCTTTGTTTAGTGATAATTATATGGTTTTGATTCTCGGCCAGCGCAAAGTTTTCACTTTCCCAAAAACTGTGCTTAAAAACTATGAACGATAA
- the cobI gene encoding precorrin-2 C(20)-methyltransferase has product MTGILYGVGVGPGDPDLLTISAIRCIERSSVIAYPCLEGTPSFARGVVSDYIKESQEEISIAIPMKREYEPAQQAYDHAAKTLLERLREGKDVAVLCEGDPFFYGSFQYLFFRLAKKCSIKVVPGISSLMSCSTSLRQPLSARNDVLSILPAPLPDTALKACLQVADTAAIIKIGRHFSRIRNLLETMNLEKKSYYIERSTLPNEKIKNLDNVDPLEVPYFSMILVKRRGEI; this is encoded by the coding sequence ATGACGGGTATTTTGTATGGTGTAGGGGTTGGCCCAGGCGATCCGGATTTGTTAACCATCAGCGCAATTCGCTGCATAGAACGGTCTTCTGTTATTGCCTATCCATGCCTTGAAGGCACACCGAGTTTCGCTAGGGGTGTAGTGTCTGATTATATCAAAGAGTCACAAGAGGAAATATCCATAGCTATCCCGATGAAGCGAGAGTACGAACCGGCCCAGCAAGCTTATGACCATGCCGCTAAAACGCTACTTGAACGTTTGCGAGAGGGAAAAGATGTAGCAGTCCTTTGTGAAGGGGATCCATTTTTCTATGGCTCATTTCAATATTTGTTTTTTCGCCTAGCCAAAAAATGTTCAATAAAAGTGGTGCCGGGGATCTCTTCGTTAATGTCCTGTTCTACATCATTGAGGCAGCCTCTTTCGGCCCGAAATGACGTTCTTAGCATTCTGCCAGCTCCTTTGCCGGACACAGCCTTAAAAGCGTGCCTACAGGTTGCTGATACTGCGGCCATTATTAAAATAGGGAGACACTTTTCCCGAATAAGAAATTTACTAGAAACTATGAACCTAGAGAAAAAATCATACTATATCGAACGGTCAACACTACCGAATGAGAAAATAAAGAATTTGGACAATGTTGATCCATTAGAAGTGCCATACTTTTCGATGATACTTGTTAAAAGGCGAGGAGAAATATGA
- a CDS encoding 2-dehydropantoate 2-reductase — MKVCIFGAGAIGSHFAARLSAIGVDVSCIARGKQLDAIRDNGITLHRVNQETLHAKVNASDDPASLGLQDLIIVTVKSYSLSDIVDQMKELLGPETPIIYAQNGIPWWYFYGLDKPSKERRVESLDPGGRLWDELGVHRAIGGVVYSANTLESPGVVRNTSPGRNWLQIGEPTGSKSVRLKKIHDVFHEADMGPLSNDIRYTVWDKLMSNMATGSISCLTHSTTDELQQNDETHALAIGIMKEAMAIANSLGTSIDIDPVERFKLTKGGSHKVSMLQDLERLHHMEIDSMVGVPLELAQKANIKVPILSVVVALLKHRAHLLGLYNT, encoded by the coding sequence ATGAAAGTTTGCATTTTTGGAGCTGGCGCTATAGGGAGCCACTTTGCCGCTCGTCTTTCGGCAATTGGTGTCGATGTTTCTTGCATTGCACGTGGCAAACAACTCGATGCAATACGTGATAACGGCATTACGTTGCACAGAGTTAATCAAGAAACGTTGCACGCAAAGGTAAATGCAAGCGATGACCCGGCTTCACTTGGATTGCAAGACCTTATTATTGTCACGGTCAAAAGTTATTCATTAAGTGATATTGTAGACCAAATGAAGGAACTTTTGGGCCCTGAGACACCGATTATTTATGCGCAAAACGGCATTCCGTGGTGGTATTTTTATGGCCTTGATAAACCTTCAAAGGAGCGTAGGGTCGAGAGCTTAGATCCAGGAGGCCGCCTTTGGGACGAACTTGGTGTTCACCGTGCTATTGGCGGCGTAGTATATTCTGCCAATACTTTAGAAAGCCCAGGTGTTGTAAGAAATACAAGCCCGGGCCGCAATTGGCTACAAATTGGTGAGCCAACAGGTTCAAAATCAGTTCGTCTAAAAAAAATTCATGATGTCTTTCATGAAGCCGATATGGGCCCGCTTTCTAACGACATTCGCTATACTGTGTGGGACAAGTTGATGAGTAATATGGCCACTGGTTCTATTAGTTGTTTAACACATAGTACTACTGATGAATTACAGCAAAACGATGAAACGCATGCCCTTGCTATTGGAATAATGAAGGAGGCAATGGCAATCGCGAATAGCCTAGGTACATCAATCGACATAGACCCAGTCGAACGTTTTAAGTTGACCAAGGGGGGATCGCATAAGGTTTCAATGCTGCAGGATCTTGAACGGCTTCATCACATGGAAATAGACTCAATGGTTGGTGTCCCTCTCGAGCTAGCTCAGAAAGCTAATATTAAAGTGCCTATTTTGAGCGTGGTCGTGGCTCTTTTAAAGCACAGGGCACACCTTTTAGGGCTCTATAATACCTAG
- a CDS encoding thiolase codes for MDLKGKVCVVGAAESDLGKVAENTSHLDLIGQAAIRALDDAGLTLQDVDGVFAATSQSRMVGLGTCEYLGIKPNFIDSTQIGGSSFMSHVSHAVAAITTGKCKVALIVYGSTQRSMSRAATSQRELAWYEDPFKPMMPPSAYAMSAARHMHEFGTTREQLAEIAVAARKWAMMNPVAYNRDPLTIDDVLNAPMISYPFTIRDCCLVTDGGGAIVLTSADRAKDLKQPPVFVLGTGEQIGHANISSMDDMTTTAAVESGKKAFEAAGVSKGDIDVLALYDAFTITTLLFLEDLGFCKKGEGGSFVENGRIAPGGDLPVNTSGGGLSYCHPGMYGLFLLIEATRQVRGQCGERQVKDVDVALAHGNGGVLSSQCTVILGNSSAV; via the coding sequence ATGGATTTAAAAGGAAAAGTTTGTGTGGTGGGAGCGGCTGAGTCCGACTTGGGTAAAGTAGCAGAAAACACAAGCCACTTGGACTTGATTGGACAAGCAGCAATCCGTGCCCTTGATGATGCGGGGCTAACATTGCAAGATGTTGATGGTGTCTTCGCAGCCACCAGTCAATCACGTATGGTTGGTTTGGGCACTTGCGAATACCTCGGCATCAAACCTAATTTCATTGACTCCACACAAATCGGCGGTTCATCATTCATGTCTCATGTGAGCCATGCAGTTGCCGCCATAACAACCGGAAAATGTAAGGTGGCTCTGATTGTTTACGGCTCTACCCAACGTTCTATGAGCAGAGCTGCGACTAGCCAACGGGAGTTAGCTTGGTATGAGGACCCTTTTAAGCCGATGATGCCACCATCAGCGTATGCAATGTCGGCAGCACGCCATATGCATGAATTTGGCACCACTCGCGAGCAACTAGCCGAGATCGCCGTCGCTGCGCGGAAGTGGGCCATGATGAACCCTGTTGCCTACAATCGTGATCCACTTACCATTGACGATGTTTTAAACGCCCCCATGATAAGTTATCCATTCACCATTCGCGACTGCTGCCTCGTTACAGACGGTGGCGGAGCAATTGTTTTAACATCTGCTGACCGCGCTAAAGACTTAAAACAGCCCCCAGTATTTGTTTTGGGAACGGGCGAACAAATTGGGCATGCAAACATCAGCAGTATGGATGATATGACAACCACTGCTGCAGTTGAGTCAGGCAAAAAAGCCTTTGAAGCGGCTGGTGTCTCTAAAGGGGATATAGATGTATTAGCACTTTACGATGCATTTACTATTACAACACTTCTTTTTCTGGAAGATCTGGGCTTTTGTAAAAAGGGAGAGGGTGGGTCATTTGTTGAGAATGGACGAATTGCCCCCGGTGGAGATCTGCCCGTTAATACATCTGGCGGTGGCCTTTCATACTGTCATCCAGGTATGTATGGATTATTTCTACTCATTGAAGCTACGCGCCAAGTACGCGGCCAGTGCGGTGAACGTCAGGTTAAAGACGTTGATGTCGCGCTGGCTCACGGCAATGGCGGTGTCTTATCAAGCCAATGCACTGTAATTCTTGGCAATTCAAGTGCTGTTTGA